The following DNA comes from Streptomyces pristinaespiralis.
CTCGGCATCGCGCGCGGCGTGGAGCGGCTGGCGGGTGCGGTGATCAGCCCGGGGCAACTGCTGGAGCTGGCCCCGGCGTTCGCGGCGCAGATCGGCGTGAGGGTGGAGTAGTTCGCGGCGCGGATCGGCGTGCGGGCGGAGCAGCCGGGTGGGACGGGGGAGCAGAGGGCCGGGCCGGCTCCCGGTCAGGCCGTGCGGGGGAAGCGCGCCTGGAGGTCCCAGATCACCGGGTTGTCGCCGAGGCCCTCGTGCATGTCGGTGAGGTCGGCGATCAGGTCGTGCAGGAAGTCGCGGGCCTCGCGGCGGAGTTCGGCGTGGTTGAAGGTGATCGGCGGCTCGTCGCCGGGCATCCAGTCGGCCTCGACGTCGACCCATCCGAAGCGGCGCTCGAAGAGCATCCGGTCGCTGGACTCCGTGAAGTCGAGCTCGGCGTACTGCGGCTTCGACGCGCGGCTGCCGAGCGGGTCGCGGTCGAGCTGCTCGACGATGTCGCACAGCGCCCAGGCGAAGTCGAGCACGGGCACCCATCCCCAGGCTGTGGAAACCTCCCGGTCCTTCTCGGTGTCGGCGAGATAGACGTCGCCGCAGAAAAGGTCGTGGCGCAGCGCCTGCACGTCGGCGCGCCGGTAGTCGGTCTGCGGCGGGTCGGGGAAGCGGCGCGAGAGGGAGTAGCCGATGTCGAGCACGTGGTCGATGGTGTCATGCCCGGCGGCGCCTGCTGTACGACCAGGTGACGGCGGTCAGCAGGAAGGGGACGGCGGCGAGCGGTCCGAAGAAGAACGCCCAGACGGTCTCGGCGGTGCCCGACAGGTAGCTCTGGCTCTCCACGGTGAACAGGACCACCAGCTGCCACAGCGCGAAGGCGACCGTCAGGGCGGACGCGGTCCAGGCGAGGGCGGCGAGCGTGCGGGGACGCAGCGGCTGCCACCGGTCGCTGACCAGGAGCAGCGGGAACAGGGCGGCGAGCTCGGAGACGACGGCGAGGCCGACGACGTAGGCGATGCCCCAGCCGGGGATGCCGAAGGCGTCGCGCAGGACCTGGTCGCTGTAGCCGACGTGGACACCGCTCGCCATGGCGATGCGCCACAGACCGGAGGGCAGTGCGCACAGGGCGACGGCGTGCGCGGCACGGCGGGCCCAGCGCGGAGCGGGGGCGACCGCCGGTGCGGTGGCTGTGGGCGGGGCCGGCGGGCGGCAGGATGCGGTCGGTGTGGTCATGACACCAACGATGGCCGTGGCGGGTGCGGGGACGCTTCCTTCTGTGCGGCGGACCGGCTCCGCCGCGCGGCGGAGACGGCCCGGACGCGGGTCGCAGCCGCAACCGGGTGCGGGGCGAGGGGTCGTGTCAGGGGAGGGGCGGGGCAGGCCCCGCGCGGCCTGAGCCGCGGCCGAAGCGTCAGCCACCTCCTGGGCGGCCCCCGCCTCCGCCTCCCGGGCGGGCCCCGCCTCCGCCTTCCGGGCGGCCACCGCCCTCGTCTCCTGGGCGGCCACGGCCTCCGCCTCCTGGGCAGCCACGCCCTCGCCTCCCGGCCGGCCACCGCTTCCTGGGCAGGCACGCCCTCGTCTCCCGGCCGGCCGTCGCCCCGTCGGCCGAGCCGGAGTCCCGCCCGCCCGCCGGCGCCGTCACGGCAGCAGGCGCTGCTCCTTCGCCACCGCCACCGCGCCCGCCCGGGTGTCGACACCGAGCTTGGCGTAGATACGGCCCAGGTGGGTCTTCACGGTCGCCTCGCTGATGAACAGCGCGCGGGCGATCTCGCGGTTGCCGAGGCCGCGTGCCAGCTGGCCGAGGATGTCGCGTTCCCGGTCGGTCAGCGACGGGCCGGCGGCCCCTCGCATACGGTCCATGACCCGGCTCGCCACCGGCGCCGACAGCGCGGTGCGCCCCTGCGCGGCCGCGCGGATCGCCGCGAACAGCTCCTCCGGGCGTTCCGCCTTGAGGAGGTAGCCGGTCGCGCCGGCCTCGATGGCCCGGGTGATGTCGGCGTCCGTGTCGTACGTGGTCAGGACCAGCACATGGGTGCCGGGCGAGGCGATACGGCGGGTGGCCTCGACGCCGTCGATGCCCGCGCCCAGCTGGAGGTCCATCAGGACGACGTCCGGCTTCAGTTTGGCGGCCATCGCGACGGCCTCCTCGCCGCTGCCCGCCTCACCGACGACCTCGATGTCGGGTTCGCTGCCGAGCAGCGCGAGCAGTCCGGCGCGCACGACGGCGTGGTCGTCGCAGAGCAGGATCCGTACGGCTGTCACGGCCGGGCCTCCAACGGGATCGCGGCGGACAGCACGGTGCCCTCGCCGGGTGCGGATTCGACGGTGAGGGTGCCGCCGAGCTGTTCGACACGGGCCCTGATCGCGGGCAGGCCGTGTCCGCGCACGCCGGGGGAGGAGCGGTCGGCGGCGGGGTCGAAGCCGCGTCCGTCGTCCGCGACGTCGAGGACGACCTGGTCGTCCATGAGCGTGAGGGTCAGCGTGGCGGCGGTGGCGCCGGCGTGTTCCCGTACGTTCGCCAGCGCGCCCTGGGCGATACGCAGCAGTGCGGACTCCACCCGGTCGGGCAGTGGCGCCGGCATGCCGTCGAGGTGGAAGCGGACGGGGAGGGCGTCGGTGGACTCCCGGGCGGCGAGCGTGCGGAGCGCCTCCGGCAGGCTTCCGCCCTCGGCCAGGTCCGCCGGGGCCAGGTCGTGGACGAAGCGGCGGGCCTCGGCGAGGCTGCGCTCCGCGATGGACTCGGCGGTGCGGACATGGCCACGGGCGGCGGACGGGTCGCTGGCCCAGGTGCGGTCCGCGGCCTGGAGCAGCATCTGCTGACTGGACAGGCTCTGCGCGAGGGTGTCGTGGATCTCCATGGACAGCCGCTGCCGTTCGGCGAGTGTGCCCTCCCGGCGCTCGGTGGCTGCGAGTTCGCGACGGGTACGGACCAGGTCGTCGATGAGTGCCCGCCGGCGGTCGGCGAGCCGTTCCGCGTGGACGAAGACGGCCGTGGCGACGGCTGCGACGGCGGGCGGCGCGATGACCAGGTTCGGGTCGAAGCCGCCCTGCGCGAGTTGCAGCTGTGCGGCGACGACGAACACCGTGAGCAGGGCGACCAGGGCGATCGCCGCGCGGGTCGGCAGCGCGCGCAGCCCCGTGTAGAGGAGCGGCACCGCGCACCACGCGAAGCTCGGGGCGAGGAGGACGAGGACGACCCAGACGG
Coding sequences within:
- a CDS encoding response regulator, which codes for MTAVRILLCDDHAVVRAGLLALLGSEPDIEVVGEAGSGEEAVAMAAKLKPDVVLMDLQLGAGIDGVEATRRIASPGTHVLVLTTYDTDADITRAIEAGATGYLLKAERPEELFAAIRAAAQGRTALSAPVASRVMDRMRGAAGPSLTDRERDILGQLARGLGNREIARALFISEATVKTHLGRIYAKLGVDTRAGAVAVAKEQRLLP
- a CDS encoding sensor histidine kinase; this translates as MHAAFFLLLGASLARYLLRHPWEFRSPWIIGLSVALAVLYTVGPVFGPRATPRRLMWLFTVVAVWVVLVLLAPSFAWCAVPLLYTGLRALPTRAAIALVALLTVFVVAAQLQLAQGGFDPNLVIAPPAVAAVATAVFVHAERLADRRRALIDDLVRTRRELAATERREGTLAERQRLSMEIHDTLAQSLSSQQMLLQAADRTWASDPSAARGHVRTAESIAERSLAEARRFVHDLAPADLAEGGSLPEALRTLAARESTDALPVRFHLDGMPAPLPDRVESALLRIAQGALANVREHAGATAATLTLTLMDDQVVLDVADDGRGFDPAADRSSPGVRGHGLPAIRARVEQLGGTLTVESAPGEGTVLSAAIPLEARP